The following are encoded together in the Nocardioides thalensis genome:
- the efp gene encoding elongation factor P — translation MATTNDLKNGMVLLIEKQLWQVVEFQHVKPGKGPAFVRTKLRNVESGKNVDKTFNAGTKVETATVDKRTMQYLYNDGTNYVFMDTSTYDQIEVTPEIVGDAKNFMLENMEAIVATNEGRVLFIELPASVELTITYTEPGVVGDSATGRTKPATLETGAEIQVPLFIEQGEKIKVDTREGGSYLSRVKS, via the coding sequence ATGGCAACCACGAACGACCTCAAGAACGGCATGGTCCTGCTCATCGAGAAGCAGCTGTGGCAGGTGGTGGAGTTCCAGCACGTGAAGCCGGGCAAGGGCCCCGCGTTCGTCCGCACCAAGCTGCGCAACGTCGAGTCGGGCAAGAACGTCGACAAGACGTTCAACGCCGGCACCAAGGTCGAGACCGCGACCGTCGACAAGCGGACGATGCAGTACCTCTACAACGACGGCACCAACTACGTCTTCATGGACACGAGCACCTACGACCAGATCGAGGTCACGCCGGAGATCGTCGGCGACGCGAAGAACTTCATGCTCGAGAACATGGAGGCGATCGTCGCCACCAACGAGGGCCGCGTGCTCTTCATCGAGCTCCCCGCGTCGGTCGAGCTCACCATCACCTACACCGAGCCGGGTGTCGTCGGCGACTCCGCCACCGGCCGCACCAAGCCCGCCACCCTCGAGACCGGCGCCGAGATCCAGGTGCCGCTCTTCATCGAGCAGGGCGAGAAGATCAAGGTGGACACCCGCGAGGGCGGCTCCTACCTGTCCCGCGTCAAGTCCTGA
- a CDS encoding type II 3-dehydroquinate dehydratase: protein MTRVLVLNGPNLGRLGRRQPEIYGHTTHRELADLCVGWGEQLGLEVEVRQTNHEGELLDWLNTAADEETPVVLNAAAWTHYSLAIFDACGQLTAPLVEVHISDPKQRPEEFRHTSYVEPHAATTISGQGIDGYRQALEFIASGSDR, encoded by the coding sequence ATGACGCGCGTGCTGGTCCTCAACGGGCCCAACCTCGGCCGGCTCGGCCGGCGCCAGCCGGAGATCTACGGCCACACCACGCACCGCGAGCTCGCCGACCTGTGCGTCGGCTGGGGCGAGCAGCTGGGCCTGGAGGTCGAGGTCCGGCAGACCAACCACGAGGGCGAGCTGCTCGACTGGCTCAACACGGCGGCCGACGAGGAGACGCCCGTCGTCCTCAACGCCGCGGCGTGGACCCACTACTCGCTGGCGATCTTCGACGCCTGCGGCCAGCTGACCGCGCCGCTGGTCGAGGTGCACATCTCCGACCCCAAGCAGCGACCCGAGGAGTTCCGGCACACCTCGTACGTCGAGCCGCACGCGGCGACGACGATCAGCGGGCAGGGCATCGACGGCTACCGGCAGGCGCTCGAATTCATCGCCAGCGGCTCCGATCGGTAG
- the aroB gene encoding 3-dehydroquinate synthase yields the protein MSGTVLHVGGASPYDVVIGRGLADRLPSLLGDGVQRVALLHAAELGELVQSVLEVLRPSYDVLALGLPSGEQAKSADVAFQCWEALGEAGFTRSDAVVTFGGGATTDLGGFVAATWLRGVKVVHVPTTLLAMVDAAVGGKTGINTGAGKNLVGSFHEPAGVLVDLDTLLTLPRDELVAGMGEVVKCGFIADPVILDLVEKDPEAATDPAGPVLPELVERSIKVKIDVVVADLKETGGSDGHPGRETLNYGHTMAHAIERAEGYTMRHGEAVAIGCCYVAELARLEGHLDDATAARHARAFGAVGLPTTYDGTGFDELLAAMRVDKKARGNTLRFVVLDDIGKPVVLAGPSEENLRAAYDVMTGAGR from the coding sequence ATGAGCGGCACCGTGCTGCACGTGGGCGGCGCGTCGCCCTACGACGTGGTCATCGGGCGCGGCCTCGCCGACCGGTTGCCGTCGCTCCTGGGCGACGGCGTGCAGCGGGTCGCGCTGCTCCACGCCGCCGAGCTCGGCGAGCTGGTGCAATCGGTGCTGGAGGTGCTGCGGCCGTCGTACGACGTGCTCGCCCTCGGGCTGCCGTCGGGGGAGCAGGCCAAGAGCGCCGACGTGGCGTTCCAGTGCTGGGAGGCGCTCGGCGAGGCGGGCTTCACCCGCTCCGACGCCGTGGTGACGTTCGGCGGGGGAGCGACCACCGACCTCGGCGGCTTCGTCGCGGCCACCTGGCTGCGCGGCGTCAAGGTCGTGCACGTGCCCACCACGCTGCTCGCGATGGTCGACGCGGCGGTCGGCGGCAAGACCGGCATCAACACCGGTGCGGGCAAGAACCTGGTCGGTTCGTTCCACGAGCCGGCGGGCGTGCTCGTCGACCTCGACACCCTGCTGACGCTCCCGCGCGACGAGCTGGTCGCCGGGATGGGCGAGGTCGTCAAGTGCGGGTTCATCGCCGACCCGGTGATCCTCGACCTGGTCGAGAAGGACCCCGAGGCGGCGACCGACCCGGCCGGCCCGGTGCTGCCGGAGCTCGTCGAGCGGTCGATCAAGGTGAAGATCGACGTCGTGGTCGCCGACCTCAAGGAGACCGGGGGCTCCGACGGGCACCCCGGCCGGGAGACCCTGAACTACGGCCACACCATGGCGCACGCGATCGAGCGGGCCGAGGGCTACACCATGCGCCACGGCGAGGCCGTGGCGATCGGCTGCTGCTACGTCGCCGAGCTCGCCCGGCTGGAGGGGCACCTCGACGACGCCACCGCCGCGCGCCACGCCCGGGCGTTCGGTGCGGTCGGGCTGCCGACCACCTACGACGGCACCGGGTTCGACGAGCTGCTCGCCGCCATGCGGGTCGACAAGAAGGCGCGCGGCAACACGCTGCGCTTCGTGGTGCTCGACGACATCGGCAAGCCGGTGGTGCTCGCCGGGCCGTCCGAGGAGAACCTGCGGGCGGCGTACGACGTGATGACGGGGGCCGGCCGATGA
- a CDS encoding shikimate kinase: MSPRVVLVGPMGSGKTTVGRLLADRWGVAVRDTDEDIERAEGRTISEIFVDDGEDRFRELERAAVAAALDAHDGVLSLGGGAVLADATRERLAGHTVVFLRVGLSDAVKRVGLGTSRPLLLGNVRSRVKALLDERTPIYEQVATFSVDTDGRSPEDVAEEIAVALEGVA; this comes from the coding sequence ATGAGCCCCCGGGTCGTCCTGGTCGGCCCGATGGGGTCGGGCAAGACCACCGTCGGTCGCCTGCTCGCCGACCGCTGGGGCGTGGCGGTCCGCGACACCGACGAGGACATCGAGCGCGCCGAGGGCCGCACGATCAGCGAGATCTTCGTCGACGACGGCGAGGACCGCTTCCGCGAGCTCGAGCGCGCCGCCGTCGCCGCCGCGCTCGACGCGCACGACGGGGTGCTGAGCCTCGGAGGCGGCGCCGTCCTCGCCGACGCGACCCGCGAGCGGCTCGCCGGTCACACCGTCGTCTTCCTGCGCGTGGGCCTCTCCGACGCCGTCAAGCGGGTCGGGCTCGGCACCTCCCGCCCGCTGCTGCTGGGGAACGTGCGCTCGCGGGTGAAGGCGCTGCTCGACGAGCGCACCCCGATCTACGAGCAGGTCGCGACGTTCTCTGTCGACACCGACGGGCGATCTCCGGAGGATGTGGCCGAGGAGATCGCCGTCGCCCTGGAGGGAGTCGCATGA
- the aroC gene encoding chorismate synthase, with the protein MLRWLTAGESHGPSLVAILEGLPAHVEVTTDDISDSLARRRLGYGRGARMKFEQDAVTITGGVRHGRTQGGPVAIEVGNTEWPKWEKVMAADPVAPEVLEGQARNAPLTRPRPGHADLVGMQKYAFDDARPVLERASARETAARVALGRVASNFLEQAAGARIVSHVLEIGGVRTPGTEVPVPDDVARLDEDPVRCLDADGSKLMVERIDQAHKDGDTLGGVVEVVVHGLPPGLGSHVHWDRRLDARLAGALMGIQAIKGVEVGDGFELAATPGSQAHDEIVTSDDGLRRTSGRSGGTEGGMSTGEVLRVRAGMKPIATVPRALRTVDVATGEEAVAHHQRSDVCAVPAAGIVAEAMVALVLADAVLEKFGGDSVSETRRNVQSYLDTLRYR; encoded by the coding sequence ATGTTGCGCTGGCTGACCGCGGGGGAGTCCCACGGCCCCTCCCTGGTCGCGATCCTCGAGGGGCTGCCGGCCCACGTCGAGGTCACGACCGACGACATCTCCGACTCGCTCGCCCGTCGGCGCCTCGGCTACGGCCGCGGTGCCCGGATGAAGTTCGAGCAGGACGCGGTCACGATCACCGGCGGCGTCCGGCACGGCCGGACCCAGGGCGGTCCCGTCGCGATCGAGGTCGGCAACACCGAGTGGCCCAAGTGGGAGAAGGTGATGGCGGCCGACCCGGTCGCGCCCGAGGTCCTCGAGGGACAGGCGCGCAACGCGCCGCTCACCCGCCCCCGGCCCGGCCACGCCGACCTGGTCGGCATGCAGAAGTACGCGTTCGACGACGCCCGCCCCGTCCTGGAGCGCGCGTCCGCGCGTGAGACCGCGGCCCGGGTCGCGCTCGGACGGGTCGCCAGCAACTTCCTCGAGCAGGCGGCCGGCGCGAGGATCGTCTCCCACGTCCTCGAGATCGGGGGCGTGCGCACCCCCGGCACCGAGGTGCCGGTGCCCGACGACGTCGCGCGGCTCGACGAGGATCCGGTGCGCTGCCTCGACGCCGACGGCTCCAAGCTGATGGTCGAGCGGATCGACCAGGCGCACAAGGACGGCGACACCCTCGGCGGCGTCGTCGAGGTCGTCGTCCACGGCCTGCCCCCGGGCCTGGGCTCGCACGTGCACTGGGACCGGCGCCTCGACGCACGGCTCGCCGGCGCGCTGATGGGCATCCAGGCGATCAAGGGCGTCGAGGTCGGCGACGGCTTCGAGCTGGCGGCGACCCCCGGCTCCCAGGCGCACGACGAGATCGTCACGTCGGACGACGGGCTGCGCCGTACGTCGGGACGCAGCGGCGGCACCGAGGGCGGCATGAGCACCGGTGAGGTGCTGCGCGTCCGCGCCGGCATGAAGCCGATCGCGACCGTCCCGCGTGCCCTGCGCACGGTCGACGTCGCGACCGGCGAGGAGGCCGTCGCCCACCACCAGCGCTCCGACGTCTGCGCGGTGCCGGCGGCCGGCATCGTCGCGGAGGCGATGGTGGCGCTGGTGCTCGCCGACGCGGTGCTGGAGAAGTTCGGCGGCGACTCCGTCTCCGAGACCCGGCGCAACGTGCAGAGCTACCTCGACACGCTCCGCTACCGATGA
- a CDS encoding prepilin peptidase: protein MTDLGAALTGVVACGLAGALAPYVIRRLPEPPPDPEPEEGVELTAAQQARLEEPSKELYADLGRRTWVLPVSVAVSGIAGGLLGLVLGWDWLLLVAWPLAPVGALLGIVDWRTRLLPSIVVLPATALALLYGLGRWLGAGEPEELVRGVIALLVVRSVFWLLWFIRQAGMGFGDVRLSALLGLVLGYAGWGPVMIGIYAAFLAFGVPGLALAIARRDLKMLKRAYPFGPFLLVGALVGLVWGQTVADAIYG, encoded by the coding sequence GTGACCGACCTCGGGGCGGCGCTGACCGGCGTGGTCGCCTGCGGCCTCGCCGGTGCGCTGGCGCCGTACGTCATCCGGCGGCTGCCGGAGCCGCCGCCCGATCCGGAGCCAGAGGAGGGCGTGGAGCTCACGGCGGCACAGCAGGCCCGCCTGGAGGAGCCGTCGAAGGAGCTGTACGCCGACCTCGGCCGCCGAACGTGGGTGCTGCCCGTGTCGGTCGCGGTGTCGGGGATCGCGGGAGGCCTGCTCGGGCTGGTGCTGGGGTGGGACTGGCTGCTGCTCGTCGCCTGGCCGCTGGCGCCGGTCGGCGCGCTGCTCGGCATCGTCGACTGGCGCACCCGGCTGCTGCCCTCGATCGTCGTGCTGCCCGCCACCGCGCTCGCGCTGCTCTACGGCCTCGGCCGGTGGCTGGGAGCCGGGGAGCCGGAGGAGCTGGTGCGCGGCGTGATCGCGCTGCTCGTGGTGCGCTCGGTCTTCTGGCTGCTGTGGTTCATCCGCCAGGCCGGCATGGGCTTCGGCGACGTCCGGCTCTCTGCGCTGCTCGGGCTGGTGCTCGGGTACGCCGGTTGGGGCCCGGTGATGATCGGCATCTACGCGGCATTCCTCGCCTTCGGGGTGCCCGGGCTCGCGCTGGCGATCGCGCGCCGCGACCTGAAGATGCTCAAGCGCGCCTACCCGTTCGGCCCGTTCCTGCTGGTGGGGGCGCTGGTGGGGCTGGTGTGGGGGCAGACGGTGGCGGACGCGATCTACGGCTAG
- a CDS encoding shikimate dehydrogenase, with amino-acid sequence MRCAVLGDPVAHSLSPALHGAGYAAVGLDWWYGAVRVPAGEVEAFLASLGDEWRGLSVTAPLKREALALADAVSERAVLAGSANTLVRVDEEWHADNTDLPGAVAAVRERYDGTVSAGTILGAGATAASTGLALCELGASHVRLLARDPSRASETVEAIRRHPSGAEVEVLPLDGGTVTGEVVVSTVPAEAQSDAVVGLCADAGVVFEVLYDPWPTPLAAAAASRGQVVVGGLDLLVHQAALQFTAFTGVPAPLDAMRAAGEAELRTRSQG; translated from the coding sequence ATGCGCTGCGCGGTTCTCGGCGACCCGGTCGCCCACTCGCTGTCCCCGGCGCTGCACGGCGCCGGGTACGCCGCCGTCGGCCTCGACTGGTGGTACGGCGCGGTCCGCGTGCCCGCCGGTGAGGTCGAGGCGTTCCTCGCCTCGCTCGGTGACGAGTGGCGGGGCCTGTCGGTGACGGCTCCGCTCAAGAGGGAGGCGCTCGCGCTGGCGGACGCGGTCTCGGAGCGCGCGGTCCTCGCCGGCTCGGCCAACACGCTGGTGCGCGTCGACGAGGAGTGGCACGCCGACAACACCGACCTCCCTGGTGCGGTGGCGGCGGTGCGGGAGCGCTACGACGGCACTGTCTCCGCGGGCACGATCCTCGGCGCCGGCGCCACGGCCGCGTCCACCGGGCTGGCGCTGTGCGAGCTCGGCGCGTCGCACGTGCGACTGCTGGCACGGGATCCCTCGCGGGCGTCCGAGACGGTCGAGGCCATCCGCCGGCACCCGTCGGGTGCCGAGGTGGAGGTGCTGCCGCTCGACGGAGGCACGGTCACCGGCGAGGTCGTCGTCTCGACAGTCCCGGCCGAGGCCCAGAGCGACGCGGTGGTGGGCCTGTGCGCCGATGCCGGGGTCGTGTTCGAGGTCCTCTACGACCCGTGGCCCACGCCGCTCGCAGCCGCCGCCGCGTCGCGAGGACAGGTGGTCGTGGGCGGGCTCGACCTCCTGGTCCACCAGGCGGCTCTCCAGTTCACGGCCTTCACCGGCGTCCCCGCGCCGCTCGACGCGATGCGCGCCGCCGGTGAGGCCGAGCTCAGGACGCGGAGCCAGGGGTGA
- the mltG gene encoding endolytic transglycosylase MltG has translation MTEPSVLPGDPHAGRPAGHRAARTKRRSGCLPMLLVLLVVAGLGVAGYVYLLKPTIDDFFGDPEDFAGPGEGNVCFQVMSGDSVSSVGDRLEDEGVVASSEAFADAAEAEGASIFPGSFALKRKMDAAGAVDVLADLKNDGCVSELTFLPGKTVDDIVALLAKNTEFSKAAYNRVLDDPASLGLPPEAGGNAEGYLYPGSYEVERKDTPRTILAAMVDRWHAETEELDFARRAERLGYDPHEMLTIASLVEAEGSTVSDADKARIARVIYNRLENPTAETAGFLQIDATIAYALGFNPGVALTQEQLEVDSPYNTRQNKGLPPGPIESPSLDSIEAALNPADGDWLYWVTVNLKTGETKFADTHDEFLQYKAELTEYCESSDAC, from the coding sequence ATGACTGAACCTTCCGTCCTACCCGGTGACCCCCACGCCGGCCGACCGGCCGGACACCGAGCGGCACGGACGAAGAGGCGCTCGGGCTGCCTCCCGATGCTGCTGGTGCTCCTGGTCGTCGCGGGCCTGGGCGTCGCGGGCTACGTCTACCTGCTGAAGCCGACCATCGACGACTTCTTCGGCGACCCCGAGGACTTCGCGGGTCCCGGCGAGGGCAACGTCTGCTTCCAGGTGATGTCGGGCGACAGCGTGTCGAGCGTGGGCGACCGGCTCGAGGACGAGGGCGTGGTCGCCTCGTCGGAGGCCTTCGCCGACGCCGCCGAGGCGGAGGGGGCATCGATCTTCCCCGGGAGCTTCGCGCTGAAGCGGAAGATGGACGCCGCCGGAGCCGTCGACGTCCTGGCGGACCTCAAGAACGACGGCTGCGTCTCCGAGCTGACGTTCCTCCCCGGCAAGACCGTCGACGACATCGTCGCGCTGCTCGCGAAGAACACCGAGTTCTCGAAGGCCGCCTACAACAGGGTGCTCGACGACCCGGCGTCGCTCGGGCTGCCGCCCGAGGCCGGCGGGAACGCCGAGGGCTACCTCTACCCGGGCTCCTACGAGGTGGAGCGCAAGGACACCCCGCGCACGATCCTGGCGGCCATGGTCGACCGGTGGCACGCGGAGACCGAGGAGCTCGACTTCGCTCGCCGCGCGGAGCGGCTCGGCTACGACCCGCACGAGATGCTGACGATCGCCAGCCTCGTCGAGGCCGAGGGCAGCACGGTGAGCGACGCCGACAAGGCACGCATCGCGCGCGTCATCTACAACCGGCTCGAGAACCCGACCGCCGAGACCGCGGGCTTCCTGCAGATCGACGCGACGATCGCCTACGCCCTCGGCTTCAACCCGGGCGTCGCCCTGACCCAGGAGCAGCTCGAGGTCGACTCGCCGTACAACACCCGCCAGAACAAGGGCCTGCCGCCGGGGCCGATCGAGTCCCCGAGCCTCGACTCGATCGAGGCGGCGCTCAACCCGGCCGACGGCGACTGGCTCTACTGGGTGACGGTGAACCTGAAGACCGGTGAGACCAAGTTCGCCGACACCCACGACGAGTTCCTCCAGTACAAGGCGGAGCTGACCGAGTACTGCGAGAGCTCCGACGCCTGCTGA
- the ruvX gene encoding Holliday junction resolvase RuvX: protein MRFGVRIGVDPGDARIGVARSDPSGVLATPVETVPRGKGDLRRLRRIVADEEAVEVVVGLPRSLSGGEGPAAGKAREFAQRLAAKVAPVPVRLTDERLSTVTAETMLRDQRKGAKRRAVVDQVAAVVILQQALDSERATGRPPGELVPVDEAGTAPPEGVEERHD, encoded by the coding sequence GTGCGGTTCGGTGTCCGGATCGGGGTCGACCCGGGCGATGCCCGGATCGGCGTCGCTCGGAGCGACCCGTCCGGCGTGCTCGCCACGCCGGTGGAGACGGTGCCGCGCGGCAAGGGCGACCTGCGCCGGCTGCGGCGGATCGTCGCCGACGAGGAGGCGGTCGAGGTCGTCGTCGGCCTCCCGCGATCGCTGTCCGGCGGAGAGGGGCCGGCAGCGGGCAAGGCCCGCGAGTTCGCGCAGCGGCTCGCGGCGAAGGTCGCGCCCGTGCCGGTGCGGCTGACCGACGAGCGGCTCAGCACCGTGACGGCGGAGACTATGCTGCGCGACCAACGCAAGGGAGCGAAGCGGCGAGCCGTGGTCGACCAGGTCGCGGCCGTCGTCATCCTCCAACAGGCGCTCGACAGCGAGCGCGCAACAGGTCGCCCTCCGGGTGAGCTGGTCCCCGTCGACGAGGCAGGGACGGCTCCGCCCGAGGGCGTCGAGGAGAGGCATGACTGA
- the alaS gene encoding alanine--tRNA ligase, whose product MDTAEIRRRFVAHFEKNTSIGGHTAVPSASLLLDDPNLLFVNAGMVPFKPFFLGQETPPYPRAASVQKCIRTPDIEDVGKTTRHGTFFEMCGNFSFGDYFKEGAIELAWDLVTKPLADGGWGLEESRLYPSVYADDAEALALWRKVTGLPEERILRLGKRENYWSMGVPGPGGPCSEILYDRGAAYGPDFDAASLGPDMPVPLEDRLLEIWNLVFMQDELSAVRSKEDFDIAGSLPAKNIDTGMGLERVAFLLQGRENMYEIDVMFPVIERAELLTGKKYGADRDDDVRFRVVADHVRSSLMLISDGVKPGNEGRGYVLRRLLRRAVRNLRLLGYQDPALPELMPISRDKMGETYTELVTDWDRISQVAFAEEDAFRKTLEAGTQIFDLAAGDVKAKIEDGGSPVLPGAQAFKLHDTYGFPIDLTLEMAAEAGLTVDEGGFRQLMAEQRERAKADAKAKKGQHADLSVYRGILDDNGPTEWLAYETLETESRPLALLKEGAGVSVLTDGEVGELVLDRTPFYAESGGQAADAGVIEFEGGKLEVLDVQRPVRGLVVHQVRVVDGELPADARLLHAKVDPEWRTGARQAHSGTHVVHAALREVLGPTALQSGSYNRPGYLRLDFGWLTALAPEQLKDIEQVANNALRADLPVGWQYMTLSEAKEWGALALFGETYDNTKVRVVEIGGPWSRELCGGTHVEHSSQIGTIVVTGESSVGSGNRRIEAFTGVEGFAYLARERDVVAELTGLLKTQPDDLVGRVGDLVERLKQTEKELDKLRMGQLLAAGGDLAAGAADIGGVKVVAHRVDGAAAGDVRTLALDVRGRLPGDTPGVVVVIGAAEGKVSVVAALNQAAQDRGLSANDMVRAVAPYVDGRGGGKADVAQGGGTDVTRIDEALAAVTAAVANA is encoded by the coding sequence GTGGACACCGCGGAGATCCGCCGGCGGTTCGTGGCGCACTTCGAGAAGAACACCAGCATCGGCGGGCACACGGCCGTGCCGTCGGCATCGCTGCTCCTCGACGACCCGAACCTGCTGTTCGTCAACGCGGGGATGGTGCCGTTCAAGCCGTTCTTCCTCGGTCAGGAGACCCCGCCCTACCCGCGGGCGGCGAGCGTGCAGAAGTGCATCCGCACGCCGGACATCGAGGACGTCGGCAAGACCACCCGCCACGGCACGTTCTTCGAGATGTGCGGCAACTTCAGCTTCGGTGACTACTTCAAGGAAGGCGCCATCGAGCTGGCGTGGGACCTGGTCACCAAGCCGCTCGCCGACGGCGGCTGGGGCCTCGAGGAGAGCAGGCTCTACCCGAGCGTCTACGCCGACGACGCGGAGGCGCTGGCGCTCTGGAGGAAGGTCACCGGCCTGCCCGAGGAGCGGATCCTGCGCCTCGGCAAGCGCGAGAACTACTGGTCGATGGGCGTGCCGGGCCCCGGCGGCCCGTGCTCGGAGATCCTCTACGACCGCGGTGCGGCGTACGGCCCCGACTTCGACGCCGCGAGCCTCGGCCCGGACATGCCGGTGCCCCTGGAGGACCGGCTGCTGGAGATCTGGAACCTGGTCTTCATGCAGGACGAGCTCAGCGCCGTCCGCAGCAAGGAGGACTTCGACATCGCGGGGTCGCTCCCGGCCAAGAACATCGACACCGGCATGGGCCTGGAGCGCGTGGCGTTCCTGCTCCAGGGCCGCGAGAACATGTACGAGATCGACGTCATGTTCCCGGTGATCGAGCGCGCCGAGCTGCTGACCGGCAAGAAGTACGGCGCCGACCGCGACGACGACGTGCGGTTCCGGGTCGTGGCCGACCACGTCCGCAGCTCACTCATGCTCATCAGCGACGGGGTGAAGCCCGGCAACGAGGGCCGCGGCTACGTGCTCCGCCGGCTGCTCCGGAGGGCGGTGCGCAACCTGCGGCTGCTCGGCTACCAGGACCCAGCGCTGCCCGAGCTGATGCCGATCTCCCGCGACAAGATGGGGGAGACCTACACCGAGCTGGTCACCGACTGGGACCGGATCTCCCAGGTCGCGTTCGCCGAGGAGGACGCGTTCCGCAAGACGCTCGAGGCCGGCACCCAGATCTTCGACCTGGCCGCCGGTGACGTGAAAGCCAAGATCGAGGACGGTGGCTCGCCCGTCCTTCCCGGCGCCCAGGCGTTCAAGCTCCACGACACCTACGGGTTCCCGATCGACCTCACCCTCGAGATGGCGGCCGAGGCCGGCCTGACCGTCGACGAGGGCGGGTTCCGGCAGCTGATGGCCGAGCAGCGCGAGCGCGCCAAGGCCGACGCGAAGGCCAAGAAGGGCCAGCACGCCGACCTGTCGGTCTACCGGGGGATCCTCGACGACAACGGCCCGACGGAGTGGCTCGCCTACGAGACGCTCGAGACCGAGTCCCGCCCGCTGGCGCTCCTGAAGGAGGGCGCGGGGGTCTCCGTCCTGACCGACGGCGAGGTCGGCGAGCTGGTGCTCGACCGCACGCCGTTCTACGCCGAGTCCGGCGGCCAGGCCGCCGACGCGGGCGTCATCGAGTTCGAGGGCGGCAAGCTCGAGGTCCTCGACGTGCAGCGCCCGGTGCGCGGACTTGTTGTCCACCAGGTGCGGGTCGTCGACGGCGAGCTGCCGGCGGACGCCCGCCTGCTGCACGCGAAGGTCGACCCCGAGTGGCGCACCGGCGCCCGACAGGCGCACTCCGGCACGCACGTGGTGCACGCGGCGCTGCGGGAGGTGCTCGGCCCCACCGCGCTCCAGTCGGGCTCCTACAACCGGCCCGGCTACCTGCGGCTCGACTTCGGGTGGCTCACCGCGCTCGCGCCCGAGCAGCTGAAGGACATCGAGCAGGTGGCCAACAACGCGCTGCGGGCCGACCTGCCGGTCGGCTGGCAGTACATGACGCTGTCCGAGGCCAAGGAATGGGGCGCGCTCGCGCTGTTCGGCGAGACCTACGACAACACGAAGGTCCGCGTCGTCGAGATCGGCGGCCCGTGGTCGCGCGAGCTGTGCGGCGGCACCCACGTCGAGCACTCGAGCCAGATCGGCACCATCGTCGTCACCGGTGAGTCCAGCGTGGGCTCCGGCAACCGGCGCATCGAGGCGTTCACGGGCGTGGAGGGCTTCGCCTACCTCGCCCGCGAGCGGGACGTCGTCGCCGAGCTGACCGGCCTCCTCAAGACCCAGCCCGACGACCTGGTCGGTCGCGTCGGCGACCTCGTCGAGCGGCTCAAGCAGACCGAGAAGGAGCTCGACAAGCTCCGGATGGGTCAGCTGCTGGCCGCCGGCGGCGACCTGGCCGCGGGCGCCGCCGACATCGGCGGAGTGAAGGTCGTCGCGCACCGCGTCGACGGCGCCGCCGCGGGCGACGTACGAACGCTGGCACTCGACGTGCGCGGGCGGCTGCCCGGCGACACCCCTGGCGTCGTCGTCGTGATCGGCGCGGCCGAGGGCAAGGTGTCCGTGGTCGCGGCGCTCAACCAGGCCGCCCAGGACCGCGGCCTGTCGGCCAACGACATGGTGCGCGCGGTCGCGCCGTACGTCGACGGCCGCGGTGGCGGCAAGGCCGACGTCGCCCAGGGCGGCGGCACCGACGTCACCCGCATCGACGAGGCGCTGGCCGCCGTGACCGCCGCGGTGGCGAACGCCTAG
- a CDS encoding DUF6167 family protein, with product MIGKGVAFAAGAAAGVYATVRVRRAMEAFTPDGIRDRISAVGVGARMMRAEFLHGAAEAETDLRERYDLVAAQQATQHKQLGQSEQKRGIE from the coding sequence ATGATCGGCAAGGGAGTGGCGTTCGCCGCCGGAGCGGCGGCCGGCGTCTACGCGACGGTCAGGGTGCGGCGCGCGATGGAGGCGTTCACCCCGGACGGGATCCGCGACCGGATCAGCGCGGTCGGCGTCGGCGCCCGGATGATGCGGGCGGAGTTCCTGCACGGCGCCGCAGAGGCGGAGACCGACCTGCGGGAGAGGTACGACCTGGTGGCGGCCCAGCAGGCAACGCAGCACAAGCAGCTCGGACAATCCGAACAGAAGCGAGGCATCGAGTAG